One stretch of Alcaligenes aquatilis DNA includes these proteins:
- the argA gene encoding amino-acid N-acetyltransferase: protein MNTDIPDSYNAIETPDQSQAQFVRWFREVAPYVHDFRGKTFVVAFGGELINDGLLYTLIPDLSLLSALGIKLVLVHGSRPQVNEQLRLKGETTQFGRGTEPTSAVALECAKEAAGEIRLDIEAAFSQGLPNTPMSHAQIRIISGNFVTARPVGVIDGLDFKHSGSVRKLDVDAMRVILNQGALILLSPLGFSPTGEAFTLDMEDLATSTAIALRAEKLIFLTPEHIGHSNNLDIDSELARADADGLLASGKLDQDCSTFLRYASQAVKRGIARAHLVPYKQDGSILLEIFTHDGVGTMVVEDSLDDLRPANLDDVGAIVQLIEPLEIDGTLVPRGRSVIEREVEQFTVLEHDGIIYGCVALIPYEQESMAEMACLIVHPEWQGSGEGEILLRHTEAKARAAGFKRLFVLTTRTSHWFIKRGFVQGGVSDLPKGKQSHYNRSRNSMVFIKKL from the coding sequence ATGAACACAGACATCCCCGACTCGTACAACGCCATCGAAACACCTGATCAGTCCCAGGCACAATTTGTGCGATGGTTCAGGGAAGTGGCGCCTTATGTACACGACTTTCGAGGCAAGACGTTCGTGGTGGCTTTTGGGGGCGAGCTCATCAACGATGGATTGCTCTACACCCTGATCCCGGACTTGTCGCTGCTGTCGGCGCTGGGCATCAAGCTGGTGCTGGTGCACGGTTCACGCCCCCAAGTCAATGAACAGCTACGCCTGAAAGGGGAAACCACGCAATTTGGCCGTGGTACCGAGCCGACCAGCGCCGTCGCTCTGGAATGCGCCAAAGAGGCCGCCGGTGAAATTCGCCTGGATATTGAAGCCGCATTCAGTCAGGGTTTGCCCAACACCCCCATGTCACATGCCCAGATTCGCATTATTTCGGGCAACTTTGTGACCGCGCGTCCTGTGGGTGTCATTGATGGCCTGGACTTCAAGCACTCTGGCTCGGTGCGCAAACTTGATGTGGACGCCATGCGCGTCATCCTGAATCAAGGTGCGCTTATTCTACTCTCTCCCTTGGGTTTTTCTCCAACCGGGGAGGCCTTTACCCTGGATATGGAAGATCTGGCAACCAGCACGGCCATCGCGCTGCGCGCTGAAAAATTGATTTTCCTGACACCGGAACATATTGGTCACTCCAATAATCTGGATATTGACTCGGAACTGGCCCGTGCCGATGCCGATGGCCTGCTGGCCTCGGGCAAACTCGATCAGGACTGCTCGACCTTTTTGCGCTATGCCTCGCAAGCAGTCAAACGCGGTATTGCCCGTGCACACCTGGTGCCCTACAAGCAGGACGGCAGCATTTTGCTGGAGATCTTCACCCACGATGGGGTGGGTACCATGGTGGTGGAAGATTCGCTGGACGATTTGCGCCCGGCCAATCTGGACGATGTGGGTGCAATTGTGCAACTGATCGAACCACTGGAAATTGACGGCACCCTGGTGCCCCGTGGTCGTTCTGTCATCGAGCGCGAAGTAGAGCAGTTCACGGTTCTGGAGCATGACGGCATTATTTACGGCTGCGTTGCCCTGATCCCCTACGAACAAGAAAGCATGGCCGAGATGGCCTGTCTCATCGTGCACCCCGAATGGCAAGGCTCGGGCGAAGGCGAAATCCTTTTGCGGCACACCGAGGCCAAGGCCCGTGCAGCCGGTTTCAAGCGCCTGTTCGTGCTGACCACGCGCACCTCTCACTGGTTTATCAAGCGTGGGTTTGTGCAAGGTGGCGTATCTGATCTGCCTAAAGGCAAACAGTCGCATTACAACCGATCGCGCAACAGCATGGTCTTTATTAAAAAGCTGTAA
- the dnaE gene encoding DNA polymerase III subunit alpha gives MSETTPSFVHLRSHSEFSVVDGIARIPEMIKKAQAYGQPALALTDLCNLFGQIKFYTSARKAGLKAIMGCDIWLQNEEDREKPSRLLLLVQNEAGYLSLCDILTRAWLGNQYKGRAEVQRAWLKECSGLIALSGGRMGDIGHALADGNLDLARDCARHWEDLFPGAFYIELQRSGADGDELYVQAAMRLAAELELPVVATHPIQFIARDDFRAHEVRVCIAEGEQLANPKRVKRFTPEQYFLSTDEMQQRFADVPVALQNTLEIAKRCNLELELGKPYLPDFPTPDGMSLGDFLIQQAKDGLEIRLTQLYADPQEREKQRPTYEERLMWECNTIISMGFPGYFLIVADFINWGKHNGVPVGPGRGSGAGSLVAYSMGITDLDPLRYDLLFERFLNPERVSMPDFDVDFCQDNRERVIDYVKQKYGRQAVSQIATFGTLGAKAVVRDVGRVLELPYSLCDGLSKLIPFNPADPWTLERALADEPAFRERYENDEEVKALIDLARPLEGLTRSVGMHAGGVLIAPGKLIDFCPLYAQSGPDANAVSQYDKDDVEAAGLVKFDFLGLRNLTILDWAVRYVRQFNADKREFDIMALPLDDDASYKLLCEGNTTAVFQLESRGMKELLRSLRPSTFEDIIAMLALYRPGPLESGMVVDFVNRKHGRAEVDYFHPDLESTLSSTYGVIVYQEQVMLISQIIGGYSLGGADLLRRAMGKKKPEEMAKHRVLFEEGAVKKGHDPELAVKLFDLMEKFAGYGFNKSHSAAYALIAYQTAWLKAHHPAEFLAATLLSDMDDTDKVQIFWKDALANGVEVLPPDINASNYRFEPVKDSYTEKGLPPRTMRYGLGAVKGTGQAAVEAIVEARKQGGPFTSLFDFCRRVDRHQVNKRTIEALVRAGAFDSIDENRAALLASIGAATEAAEQAERSANQSSLFDDDSNDIVEGEVAKVAPWSLQDRLRQEKTALGFYFSGHLFDAWRDEVRRFAPTPLARLEASRSPQWFAGVLSAVRVRMTRRGKMLYAMLDDGSAQLEVAIFNELFEEHRQRLKEDQLIIIQGKVSNDDYTGGLRINADSIFDLQLAREARASCLSIALNNNADAQRLQALLAPHRAEQQGGVPVEVQLQRPDYECVVQLGPQWRVRLADSLLEQLEGWDATHEVEISYR, from the coding sequence ATGAGCGAAACCACCCCTTCCTTTGTCCATTTGCGATCCCACTCGGAGTTCTCCGTGGTGGACGGCATCGCCCGTATTCCCGAAATGATCAAAAAAGCGCAGGCCTATGGGCAGCCTGCATTGGCGTTGACGGATTTGTGCAACTTGTTTGGACAGATCAAGTTCTATACCTCGGCGCGTAAAGCCGGGCTGAAAGCCATCATGGGTTGTGATATTTGGCTGCAGAACGAGGAAGACCGCGAAAAACCGTCACGCCTGCTTTTGCTGGTGCAAAACGAAGCAGGGTATTTGAGCCTGTGCGACATCTTGACCCGTGCCTGGCTGGGCAACCAGTACAAAGGACGTGCCGAGGTACAGCGCGCCTGGTTGAAAGAGTGTAGTGGCCTGATTGCCTTGTCCGGCGGGCGTATGGGTGATATTGGCCATGCCCTGGCCGATGGCAATCTGGACTTGGCCCGGGATTGTGCCCGCCATTGGGAAGACTTGTTCCCCGGTGCCTTTTATATTGAACTGCAGCGCAGCGGTGCGGACGGCGATGAGCTTTATGTACAAGCCGCCATGCGTTTGGCTGCAGAGCTGGAATTGCCGGTGGTGGCGACGCACCCGATTCAGTTTATTGCACGGGACGATTTCCGTGCGCACGAGGTGCGGGTATGTATTGCTGAAGGCGAGCAATTGGCCAACCCCAAGCGTGTGAAGCGTTTTACGCCAGAGCAATACTTTCTCAGCACGGATGAAATGCAGCAGCGTTTTGCGGACGTTCCTGTTGCACTGCAAAACACGCTGGAAATTGCCAAGCGTTGCAACCTGGAGCTGGAGTTGGGCAAACCTTATCTGCCCGACTTCCCGACACCCGATGGCATGTCGCTGGGCGACTTTTTGATCCAGCAGGCCAAGGACGGTCTGGAAATCCGCTTGACGCAGCTGTATGCCGATCCCCAGGAGCGCGAGAAGCAACGCCCGACCTACGAAGAGCGCTTGATGTGGGAGTGCAACACCATCATCTCCATGGGGTTCCCCGGCTACTTCCTGATCGTGGCGGACTTCATTAACTGGGGCAAGCACAATGGTGTGCCGGTCGGACCGGGCCGGGGCTCGGGGGCGGGGTCGCTGGTGGCCTACAGCATGGGGATTACCGACTTGGACCCCTTGCGCTATGACTTGCTGTTTGAACGTTTCCTGAACCCCGAGCGGGTGTCCATGCCTGACTTTGACGTGGACTTTTGCCAGGACAACCGCGAACGCGTGATTGATTACGTGAAACAGAAGTATGGCCGCCAGGCTGTCAGCCAGATTGCCACATTCGGTACCCTGGGTGCGAAAGCCGTGGTGCGTGACGTCGGTCGTGTGCTGGAGCTGCCCTACAGCCTGTGCGATGGCTTGTCCAAACTGATTCCTTTCAACCCTGCTGATCCCTGGACGCTGGAACGGGCGCTGGCCGATGAGCCTGCCTTTCGCGAGCGTTACGAGAACGACGAAGAAGTCAAAGCCCTGATCGATCTGGCCCGCCCCTTGGAAGGCCTGACTCGTAGCGTGGGCATGCACGCCGGGGGGGTTCTGATTGCGCCCGGCAAGCTGATTGATTTTTGCCCGCTGTACGCGCAGTCCGGCCCCGACGCCAACGCCGTGTCGCAATACGACAAGGACGACGTGGAGGCAGCCGGTCTGGTCAAGTTCGACTTTCTGGGCCTGCGTAACCTGACCATTCTGGACTGGGCCGTGCGCTATGTGCGCCAGTTCAATGCCGACAAGCGCGAGTTCGACATCATGGCCTTGCCATTGGATGACGACGCCTCCTACAAACTGCTTTGCGAAGGCAATACCACCGCCGTGTTCCAGTTGGAATCGCGCGGTATGAAGGAGCTGCTGCGTAGTCTACGGCCCTCCACCTTTGAAGACATTATCGCCATGCTGGCCCTGTATCGTCCGGGGCCACTGGAGTCGGGCATGGTGGTGGACTTCGTGAACCGGAAACACGGTCGGGCTGAGGTGGATTATTTCCACCCGGATCTGGAAAGCACGCTGAGCAGCACCTACGGGGTGATCGTCTACCAGGAACAGGTGATGCTGATCTCGCAGATTATCGGTGGCTACTCACTGGGTGGTGCCGACTTGCTGCGTCGTGCCATGGGCAAGAAAAAGCCCGAGGAAATGGCCAAGCATCGCGTCTTGTTCGAGGAAGGGGCGGTCAAGAAAGGTCACGACCCTGAGCTGGCGGTGAAGTTGTTTGACCTGATGGAAAAGTTCGCGGGTTACGGCTTTAACAAGAGTCACTCAGCTGCTTACGCGCTAATTGCGTATCAGACGGCCTGGTTGAAAGCGCACCATCCGGCCGAGTTTCTGGCCGCGACCTTGTTGTCCGATATGGACGATACCGACAAGGTGCAGATTTTCTGGAAAGACGCGCTGGCTAACGGTGTGGAAGTCTTGCCACCCGATATCAACGCGTCCAATTACCGCTTTGAGCCGGTCAAGGACAGCTATACAGAAAAAGGCTTGCCGCCGCGTACCATGCGTTACGGCCTGGGGGCTGTGAAAGGGACGGGTCAGGCCGCCGTTGAAGCGATTGTGGAAGCTCGCAAGCAAGGCGGTCCTTTTACTAGCCTGTTTGATTTCTGCCGTCGCGTGGACCGTCATCAGGTCAACAAGCGCACGATTGAAGCCTTGGTACGCGCCGGTGCTTTTGATTCGATTGACGAAAACCGCGCCGCCTTGCTGGCCAGTATTGGTGCCGCCACGGAAGCGGCTGAGCAGGCCGAGCGTAGCGCGAATCAATCCTCGCTGTTTGATGATGACTCCAACGATATCGTGGAAGGCGAGGTCGCGAAAGTCGCCCCTTGGAGCCTGCAAGATCGCTTGCGTCAGGAAAAGACGGCACTGGGTTTTTATTTTAGCGGCCACTTGTTTGACGCCTGGCGGGATGAAGTTCGTCGTTTCGCACCGACACCCTTGGCACGCCTGGAAGCCTCGCGCAGCCCGCAGTGGTTTGCTGGCGTGCTGTCAGCCGTGCGGGTACGCATGACCCGTCGCGGCAAGATGCTGTATGCCATGCTGGATGACGGCTCGGCGCAACTGGAAGTGGCGATCTTCAATGAACTGTTTGAAGAGCACCGCCAGCGTCTGAAAGAAGACCAGTTGATCATCATTCAGGGCAAGGTCAGCAACGACGACTACACCGGCGGTCTGCGTATCAATGCCGATTCGATTTTTGATCTGCAGTTGGCCCGTGAAGCGCGTGCCAGTTGCTTGAGCATTGCTTTGAATAACAATGCGGACGCGCAGCGTTTGCAAGCCTTGCTGGCGCCGCATCGAGCCGAGCAGCAGGGCGGTGTGCCGGTAGAGGTGCAGTTGCAACGCCCCGATTACGAATGTGTGGTGCAGCTAGGCCCGCAATGGCGTGTTCGTCTGGCTGATTCCTTGCTGGAGCAGTTGGAAGGCTGGGATGCCACACACGAGGTGGAGATCAGCTACCGATGA
- a CDS encoding oxidative damage protection protein: MARMIHCVKLKQEAEGLEFPPYPGELGTKIWHSISKQAWANWMDVQTRLVNENRLNLADARARTYLKEQMEQYLFEDKDVEADGFTAPSA, encoded by the coding sequence ATGGCACGCATGATTCACTGTGTGAAGCTGAAACAGGAAGCCGAGGGCCTGGAGTTTCCCCCCTACCCCGGCGAACTGGGCACCAAGATCTGGCACTCAATTTCCAAACAGGCCTGGGCCAACTGGATGGATGTGCAAACCCGTCTGGTGAACGAGAACCGCCTGAATCTGGCTGACGCCCGTGCCCGCACGTATTTGAAAGAACAAATGGAGCAGTATCTGTTTGAAGACAAGGATGTGGAAGCCGACGGCTTCACCGCCCCTTCCGCCTAG
- a CDS encoding polysaccharide deacetylase family protein → MKVASTVPVMMYHHVTPEGGMINASPEHFEQHLQWLKKHGWTSLTTEQFVGHLQGQGVPPKSVLITFDDGYLDNWVYAYPLLKKYGFNAVIFLVTSWINEGPVRPYLGQGQDVPECPDHRECEARIEQGRSDEVILRWSEIHAMQTDGVFEFHSHTHTHTRWDLSEQRDQKNDKMRWELEQSRTTLRANMGTVSDQLCWPQGYFDPDYVQVAQQAGFRYLYTTRAFGSNQPGSDPLHIYRFAVRDTTGVSVGRRLNVAVHPVIGPIFNRWKAWRRRQRQK, encoded by the coding sequence ATGAAAGTGGCAAGCACGGTGCCCGTCATGATGTACCACCATGTCACCCCGGAAGGGGGCATGATCAATGCCAGTCCCGAGCATTTCGAGCAACATTTGCAATGGTTGAAAAAGCATGGCTGGACCAGCCTGACAACCGAGCAGTTTGTAGGCCATCTGCAAGGGCAGGGTGTACCGCCCAAATCGGTGCTGATTACCTTTGACGATGGTTACCTGGATAACTGGGTCTACGCCTATCCTTTGCTGAAAAAATATGGCTTCAATGCCGTGATTTTCCTGGTGACGAGCTGGATCAATGAGGGGCCTGTGCGTCCTTATCTGGGCCAGGGCCAGGACGTGCCCGAATGCCCGGATCATCGTGAATGTGAAGCGCGTATCGAGCAAGGTCGTAGTGACGAGGTGATTTTGCGCTGGAGTGAAATCCACGCCATGCAGACTGATGGCGTGTTCGAGTTCCACAGCCACACCCATACCCATACTCGCTGGGATTTGAGCGAACAGCGCGATCAAAAGAATGACAAGATGCGCTGGGAACTGGAGCAGTCGCGTACAACCTTGAGAGCCAATATGGGTACGGTCTCCGATCAGTTGTGCTGGCCTCAAGGTTATTTTGATCCAGATTACGTGCAGGTCGCCCAGCAGGCAGGTTTCCGCTATCTGTACACGACGCGTGCCTTTGGCTCCAACCAGCCTGGCAGCGATCCTTTGCATATTTATCGCTTCGCCGTGCGTGATACGACTGGCGTGTCAGTCGGGCGCAGGCTGAATGTCGCGGTACATCCCGTGATTGGTCCGATTTTCAACAGGTGGAAAGCATGGCGTCGTCGTCAACGACAGAAGTAG
- the hrpA gene encoding ATP-dependent RNA helicase HrpA, whose translation MHESDELTENPPSLPTISYPDDLPVSARRAEIAQAIKDHQVVIVCGETGSGKTTQLPKICLELGRGLQGKIIGHTQPRRLAATSVAKRIAQELQSEIGDWVGYQIRFNDKTGPRSAIKLMTDGILLAESQRDPLLSRYDTIIIDEAHERSLNIDFLLGFLKQLLPRRPDLKLIITSATIDAERFAEHFAHKGKRAPVIEVSGRLYPVDIVYRPILDPSLVDAEERRSASEEERDLMQGIVDAVQECARHGTGDILVFLPGEREIREATEALEKEKPINTVILPLFARLSQADQERIFRPKGNARRVVLATNVAETSLTVPGIRFVVDSGLARIKRYSWRNKVEQLRIEAISQASASQRAGRCGRIGPGICIRLYDEQDFKSRPPFTDPEILRSSLASVILRMKALHLDDVETFPFVEPPTGRAIADGYQILQELGALDEQQRLTKVGRSLAKLPVDPRVARMILAGHEHHCLTEMLIVASAMSVQDPRDRPVHEREAANQAHARFNDDKSEFLSYVKLWNWLEALSQEQSSQRKFANSVKQALLSPLRIREWRDVHTQLRSLVQEQRWVANPSAATYEQVHLALLTGLIGNIGYKSEETGVYQGTRELRFVIHPGSKLVKKAGRWILAGELMETTRLFARCVARIEPQWIEKVGAHLLRKTWGDPRWEKKAGQVVANERATLYGLLIYSGRRIHFGRIDPVQARELFLRQALVPGEIDSNLPFLRHNRQQIQAVERLEHQSRRPDILVDEELIYAFYDQRIPKDVYQTATLEKWFKGLSKEQAKGLELNRDELMQHDAAGITTEVFPRSVQWQGVKMALDYHFEPGSVRDGVTLSVPLFALNQIDAARCEWLVPGMLKEKVLALLKSLPQRIRRHCVPLPDYAAAFHQRWFEKASDPGMSLLDAISQDMWAHVKQRPQRSDFKPETLATHLFMNFRVIDEHGRMLSGGRNLDQLKAEHGRQAQASFQQMAASDEQVAQVLDHEQLTSWSFGELPELMEIKRKGRSFIGYPALIDKKTHCDLDVFDDPAQAQRQHRLGLRRLFRLALREQVRFLEKNITDLTRISMLYINLGTQEQLRDQIIDVALEQSCMMEPWPKNQAEFEARVQEGRSRLGLVAQEVARLAGQILNEWSAAQKKLAQIKAHPEALKDIQQQLNALMPTMFLESNEYAQLAHMPRYLKAVQTRVDKLRADPARDQRLMQDMSVLLTKYQRAVAALKGATDSGLRDFRWMLEELRVSLFAQELRTPMPVSVKRLEKAWAALQR comes from the coding sequence ATGCACGAGTCCGACGAATTGACTGAAAATCCACCCTCTTTACCAACAATTTCCTATCCTGATGACCTGCCAGTCAGCGCCCGACGGGCCGAAATTGCCCAGGCAATCAAAGACCATCAGGTGGTCATTGTGTGTGGTGAAACCGGCTCGGGCAAAACCACCCAATTACCTAAAATCTGCCTGGAGCTGGGGCGCGGCCTGCAGGGCAAGATTATTGGTCATACCCAGCCGCGCCGTCTGGCGGCTACATCGGTTGCCAAGCGTATTGCCCAGGAGCTGCAATCGGAGATTGGTGACTGGGTAGGGTATCAAATTCGTTTCAACGACAAGACCGGACCGCGTTCGGCCATCAAGTTGATGACGGACGGGATCTTGCTGGCCGAGTCCCAGCGCGATCCCTTGTTAAGCCGCTACGACACCATCATTATTGACGAGGCCCATGAACGCAGTCTGAACATTGACTTTCTGCTGGGCTTTTTAAAGCAGTTGCTGCCACGGCGTCCGGATTTAAAGCTGATCATCACCTCGGCCACCATTGATGCCGAGCGTTTTGCGGAGCACTTTGCCCACAAGGGCAAGAGGGCGCCCGTGATTGAAGTGTCGGGCCGTCTGTATCCCGTGGATATTGTGTATCGCCCGATTCTGGATCCGTCCTTGGTCGATGCCGAAGAACGCCGTTCTGCCTCCGAGGAAGAGCGGGATCTGATGCAAGGCATTGTGGATGCGGTGCAGGAATGCGCCCGGCACGGCACTGGCGATATTTTGGTGTTCTTGCCCGGCGAGCGCGAGATCCGTGAAGCCACCGAGGCACTGGAAAAAGAAAAGCCCATCAATACAGTGATCCTGCCTTTGTTTGCGCGTCTGTCGCAGGCGGATCAGGAACGTATTTTCCGCCCCAAAGGCAATGCGCGCCGTGTGGTGCTGGCGACCAACGTGGCCGAAACTTCCTTGACCGTGCCTGGCATACGCTTTGTGGTCGATAGCGGCCTGGCGCGTATCAAGCGCTATTCCTGGCGCAACAAGGTCGAGCAGTTGCGCATTGAAGCGATCAGCCAGGCCTCGGCCAGCCAACGGGCAGGGCGTTGTGGTCGTATTGGTCCCGGTATCTGTATTCGTCTGTATGACGAGCAGGACTTCAAGAGCCGCCCCCCCTTTACCGATCCCGAGATTCTGCGCTCCTCGCTGGCCTCGGTGATTCTGCGCATGAAGGCCCTGCATCTGGACGATGTGGAAACCTTCCCCTTTGTGGAGCCACCGACTGGCCGCGCCATTGCCGATGGCTATCAAATCTTGCAAGAGCTGGGCGCGTTGGATGAACAGCAGCGCCTGACCAAAGTTGGCCGTTCCCTGGCCAAGCTACCGGTGGACCCGCGTGTGGCCCGCATGATTCTGGCCGGTCACGAACATCATTGTTTGACAGAAATGCTGATCGTGGCCTCGGCCATGTCCGTGCAAGACCCGCGAGATCGTCCTGTCCATGAACGTGAAGCGGCCAATCAGGCCCATGCCCGTTTCAATGACGACAAGTCCGAGTTTCTGTCCTATGTGAAGCTGTGGAACTGGCTGGAAGCCTTGTCACAGGAGCAAAGCTCGCAGCGCAAGTTTGCCAATAGCGTTAAACAGGCCCTGCTGTCACCCTTGCGGATTCGGGAGTGGCGTGATGTCCATACTCAATTGCGTAGCCTGGTGCAGGAACAGCGCTGGGTCGCCAATCCCTCGGCTGCCACTTATGAGCAAGTGCATCTGGCCTTGCTGACGGGGCTGATCGGCAATATTGGCTATAAGAGCGAAGAAACCGGCGTCTATCAAGGCACGCGTGAGCTGCGTTTTGTGATTCACCCCGGTTCCAAGCTGGTCAAGAAAGCAGGCCGCTGGATTCTGGCCGGCGAGCTGATGGAAACCACGCGCCTGTTTGCCCGCTGTGTGGCGCGTATCGAACCGCAATGGATTGAAAAAGTTGGCGCCCATTTGCTGCGTAAAACCTGGGGCGACCCGCGTTGGGAGAAAAAGGCCGGTCAGGTCGTTGCCAATGAGCGTGCGACCTTGTACGGCTTGCTGATTTACAGTGGCCGTCGCATTCACTTTGGCCGCATTGATCCGGTGCAGGCCCGTGAATTGTTCTTGCGTCAGGCTCTGGTGCCGGGCGAGATTGATTCCAACCTGCCTTTCCTGCGCCATAACCGTCAGCAAATTCAGGCGGTAGAGCGTTTGGAGCACCAATCGCGTCGTCCTGACATTCTGGTGGATGAGGAACTGATCTACGCCTTTTACGATCAGCGCATCCCCAAGGACGTGTACCAGACTGCCACATTGGAAAAATGGTTCAAGGGTTTGTCCAAGGAACAGGCTAAGGGCCTGGAGCTGAACCGCGACGAGCTGATGCAGCACGACGCAGCCGGTATCACCACCGAGGTGTTTCCGCGCTCGGTTCAATGGCAGGGCGTGAAGATGGCGCTGGATTATCACTTCGAGCCGGGTTCGGTGCGCGATGGGGTGACCTTGAGTGTCCCCTTGTTCGCCTTGAACCAGATCGACGCCGCGCGTTGCGAATGGCTGGTGCCCGGCATGTTGAAGGAAAAAGTGCTGGCTTTGCTGAAATCCTTGCCACAGCGTATTCGCCGTCATTGTGTGCCCTTGCCCGATTACGCGGCCGCCTTTCACCAGCGCTGGTTTGAAAAAGCATCCGATCCCGGAATGAGCCTGCTGGATGCGATTTCTCAGGATATGTGGGCGCACGTCAAACAAAGACCACAGCGCAGCGATTTCAAGCCGGAAACGTTGGCGACTCACTTGTTCATGAACTTCCGAGTGATTGACGAGCATGGTCGCATGTTGTCGGGCGGCCGTAATCTGGACCAGCTCAAGGCCGAACATGGCCGTCAGGCGCAGGCGTCCTTCCAGCAGATGGCTGCCAGCGACGAGCAAGTGGCGCAGGTGCTGGATCACGAGCAACTGACCAGTTGGAGCTTTGGCGAACTGCCCGAGCTGATGGAAATCAAGCGCAAAGGTCGCAGCTTTATTGGTTACCCGGCCTTGATCGACAAGAAAACCCATTGCGATCTGGACGTATTTGACGACCCGGCTCAGGCCCAGCGTCAGCACCGTTTGGGTTTGCGTCGCTTGTTCCGTTTGGCCTTGCGCGAGCAAGTGCGCTTTCTGGAAAAGAACATTACGGATCTGACCCGCATCAGCATGCTGTATATCAATCTGGGTACGCAGGAACAATTGCGGGATCAGATTATTGATGTGGCCCTGGAGCAGTCCTGCATGATGGAGCCGTGGCCGAAAAACCAGGCCGAGTTTGAGGCACGCGTACAAGAAGGTCGCAGTCGCTTGGGTCTGGTGGCCCAGGAAGTAGCGCGTTTGGCCGGTCAGATTCTGAATGAGTGGAGTGCCGCCCAGAAAAAACTGGCGCAAATCAAAGCTCACCCCGAGGCCTTGAAAGACATACAGCAGCAATTGAATGCCTTGATGCCCACCATGTTTCTGGAAAGCAATGAATACGCGCAGTTGGCTCATATGCCGCGCTACCTGAAAGCCGTACAAACCCGGGTGGACAAGCTGCGAGCCGATCCGGCCCGCGATCAACGCTTGATGCAGGATATGTCAGTTTTGCTGACGAAGTACCAGCGTGCCGTTGCGGCGCTCAAAGGCGCCACCGATAGCGGTTTGCGGGACTTTCGCTGGATGCTGGAAGAGTTGCGCGTGTCCTTGTTTGCGCAAGAGTTGCGAACTCCCATGCCGGTTTCGGTCAAGCGTCTGGAAAAAGCCTGGGCTGCCTTGCAGCGCTAG
- a CDS encoding glycosyltransferase family 4 protein, translating to MRPLRILHSEAATSFGGQENYILRAMRILRERGHQVEAACQPHAQLTERLRDEGFVVHTLLMDGPANYMRGVRQLRRVLRQGRFDVLNSHSRRDTMLAGVAGRLAGTPLIVRTRHLAKKVGSLMSYTIVPKRVITPSDYVRDHLIERGVKPEHVQVVYPCVDPSVIDSAPALDLRAELGLASDSLLVGCVAVLRREKGHRELIAAMHPLFDRYPQLHLVLVGGGSPGYEQLQALIVELGLQERIHMLGARADVPSILPNLDIFALATHMEASGTVFVEAGCAGIPVLGSRVGGVPEMMLDGHSGFLADLHDPKQWRAALEKMIQSTELRQDMGAAGRLFCRSDERFTPVAMGDRLESAYYRWLKELQG from the coding sequence ATGAGGCCCTTGCGCATTCTGCACTCGGAAGCGGCCACCAGTTTTGGCGGTCAGGAAAACTACATCTTGCGCGCCATGCGCATCTTACGTGAACGCGGGCATCAGGTGGAGGCTGCCTGCCAACCCCATGCACAATTGACCGAGCGCTTGCGCGATGAAGGCTTTGTTGTTCATACCCTGTTGATGGATGGCCCGGCCAATTACATGCGCGGTGTGCGCCAATTGCGTCGGGTCTTGCGTCAAGGCCGGTTTGATGTGCTCAATAGCCATAGCCGCCGGGACACCATGCTGGCTGGCGTGGCCGGACGCTTGGCGGGGACGCCTTTGATTGTGCGCACGCGTCATCTGGCCAAGAAGGTCGGTTCCTTGATGTCTTACACCATCGTGCCCAAACGAGTGATCACGCCCAGCGATTATGTGCGCGATCACCTGATCGAGCGCGGCGTGAAGCCTGAGCATGTCCAGGTGGTCTACCCCTGTGTGGACCCCAGTGTGATCGATTCGGCACCCGCCCTGGATTTGCGCGCTGAGCTAGGTTTGGCATCTGACTCCTTGCTGGTAGGCTGCGTTGCCGTGTTGCGCCGTGAGAAAGGCCATCGTGAGCTGATTGCCGCTATGCATCCCTTGTTTGACCGCTATCCTCAATTGCACTTGGTGCTGGTGGGGGGCGGCTCGCCGGGCTACGAGCAATTGCAGGCCTTGATTGTGGAGCTGGGATTACAGGAGCGGATTCATATGCTGGGCGCTCGTGCGGATGTGCCCTCGATTCTGCCCAATCTGGATATTTTTGCCTTGGCGACCCATATGGAAGCCTCGGGCACCGTATTTGTAGAAGCGGGGTGTGCTGGCATTCCCGTGCTGGGCAGCCGCGTCGGTGGAGTGCCGGAGATGATGTTGGACGGTCACAGCGGTTTTTTGGCGGACTTGCATGACCCTAAGCAGTGGCGCGCCGCATTGGAAAAAATGATTCAAAGTACTGAGCTGCGTCAGGACATGGGAGCCGCAGGCCGCCTGTTTTGTCGTAGCGACGAGCGCTTTACCCCGGTTGCCATGGGTGACCGGCTGGAAAGCGCTTACTACCGCTGGTTAAAGGAGCTTCAGGGATGA